From uncultured Pseudodesulfovibrio sp.:
GATGAAAAAACCAGTCGCTTCACATCGGCTTCCAGCATGGCATCCAACAAATTCAAAGTATTACGAACGTTATTTCCGTAATACATGTCAGGTTTTGCCACGGATTCTCCCACGGCAATAAACGCGGCAAAATGCAGGACCTCACCAATATCATGTCGGGAAAAAACGCCTCTCAAAAACGCAGGATCGGCCAGATCACCCTGCTCAAACTCGCCCCATTTGAGGAAATCACGGTGGCCGGCAACCAAAGAATCCAAAACCACGACCTCACGCCCCAAAGAAGCCAAGGCTTTGGCCGCATGGGAACCAATATATCCGGCACCGCCGGTGATAAGTGTCTTTTTCATGAGGTCGTCATACTCCACTGATCAACGAAAGAGAAGTGGACTTTGTGCTATGACTGCATACGTCCGATCAATTCCTTGAGAGATCCGGCTAGGGTGGATAAATCATTTAACGCGGCCCGGGACTCGCCCATGGCGTGAGCTGTTTCACTTGAAATGGTATTGATCTCATCTGTAGCCCGATTGACCTGCTCACTCGTCGCAGACTGTTCCTCTGCTGCCGTGGCAATGGAGCGAACCTGATCCGCAGCTGTGTCCACACTTTCCCGAATGCGCTGCATGGATTCACCGGCCTTGGAAACCAGTTCCGTGGACTGTTGAATTGAAGCAACCGCATTCTCCGTGGCCGCAACATTTTCCTGTGTACCCGTGCGGATGGACTGAATAGCCCCATGCACTTCCTTGGTCGCGTCCATGGTCTTCTCTGCCAGCTTGCGCACTTCATCCGCAACCACGGCAAATCCACGTCCGGCTTCACCGGCACGGGCTGCTTCGATAGCCGCATTTAACGCTAACAAGTTGGTCTGGTCGGCTATATCATCAATGACCTGCATGATAGCCCCAATGTCTTCAGTCTGTTTATCCAGCCCGGCCATGGACTCCTTGAGTTGTGCCGACTGTGTACCAACGCCTTGAATCGCACCGATCACCTGATGCACCAACTCGGCTCCTTCTTCAGCGATACTGCGCATCCCCTCCGCATTACTGGAGGCGTCAGCGGCATTTCGAGCGACTTCGAGAACCGTGGCATTCATCTGTTCCATAGCCGTAGCGGTTTCACTGGCCCGATCCCGTTGAATATCCGAACCATGGCTCGCCTCGTCCACCTGCTGCGTCAGCAGAGAAGAAGCGGCGTCGAGCTGATCTGCGATGGAATCGGCTTCCTTGGCTGTTTCCATGAGCAATTCATGTTGATGTTTAGCCTCTTGCTCACTTTGCTTGATTTCGGTTGTCTCGGTCAGGATAGTAAAAGCACCAACAATCTTCCCATCCAAATCCTTAATCGGTGAAATATCCACGAGCAGATGATATGGACGGCCCTTGCGCCCTTCGCCAGCGGTGGCCTGACCGATGATGACTTTGTCTTCTCGCATGCACTGACCAAGCATGGTGGATCGATTGGCATCACCATAAACGAATTCAGCCATGGGCATACCAATAAAAGTTTCCGGAGGTTCGTCAATCTGAAGTAAATCAAGTTCAGGCTGATTCAAAAAAGTGATAACTTCATCCTGATCAACAACCACACAAGGCTGAGTCATGTTGGTTAACAGGCCTTGTGACATGCCAAGTTTGGTCTTGAGTTCCGCCGTCATATCCTGCACGGCATCGATCGTTTCACTGATGATATCTTTGGCTTCATAGTGGATAGTGGCGTTGTAATTGCCCTTGGCCACCTCATGCGTAAACTCGGAAAGATTGGAAAGGGGCTTGATCAAGGTCTTGACCAAAATGGCGCCGCCAAGGAAAGAGACCAGTATTCCGCACGTGACTATAATGGCACTGATTAACAAGACGCCATTGATAATGTCGTCTCGACTGGCTTGATCAAGATTCAATCCATCCAAGACGGAATTGACCTGAAAAATGATACCACAGGCAAGAATGATGGCCGTAACTGCCACCATAAAGACAACACCGCTGACGAGCTTGAAACGAAAAGGAACTTTCTTCGGATTGAACATGTGCACCCACCCTGATTGGTTGCCGGAATCGACCGTCCACATCCGCACGGGACAGTCAATACTCTAAATATTCTTTAGACCACTACGAGGCCCAAAGAAATCTGTCAACCAGGGAGGCTGAAATCAAGGGACAAACACACCTGCAATCGCGACTATTTCCATGCCTACGACACGAGAAAATTACTCGTCGCTACTCCACATGCCGCTATGGACCCAGCCAAGATATTTCCGTGCGAGAAACCCAGCGACTTCCTTGGCGTCATCAAGACCGAACTTGGGCACATCCGCATCCACGCCCCGATCTGTCACCATGGCGATGATATTCCTGTCATCCTGATTCTGTCTGGTGCATAAAGGATTCTGATGCACGTCCCCACGATGCACTTCAACTTTGGGGCTGTCGGAATTGAAATAACCCTCGGTCAAAATCATGTGTTTTCCCGGGAACAGGCTTTCCGCCAATTCAGGCAAGGTATGTTCATGGTCCACACTCTTGATCATGGCAATTCTGTCAGGCGAAGAAATGACCACGGTCTCAGCTCCGGCCTGTTTCAACCGCCAGGAGTCCTTGCCTTCATGATCAATTTCAAAAGAATGAGCGTCGTGTTTGATAGCCCCCACGGACACCCCAAGGGCTTTCAACTCTGGCAGCAATTTTTCAATGAAAGTTGTTTTGCCGGACTTTTTCTTTCCGACAATGCATATAATCTGTGGTTGCATATATCCCCCTCATTTTCGTCAAATTTTGGTCCTTTTGGCAGGAAAAATGACTATACGCAAGCGCAAAGAAAAAATCGACGACTCTTTACATCAATCCGTACCGATGCCACTCTATTTTATCCATACTTTCGACGATAAGGACGGTTATGAACAGTATTATCCCCCGCCAACGCGCTCTTCGCACCCTGTTAAGCCAGACATCACCCATGCCGCCAACAGTAGTGCCGCCCTTTGAAGGTGTCGGCAATGCCACCGCCGAGGCTGTGAATGCTGCTTGTCAGGTCCCGGAAAACGCATGCTCTGTCAGGGATGGATATGCTTTACGCGCGGTCGATATTGAACGGGCAACTGTTTTGAACCCGGTCCGACTTGAGGTCAAACAAGCCATACACGCGGAATCCCGAGACCCGAAACATCTCGGCCACGGAGAAGCGGCCAGAGTGCTCACTGGTGGCCCTGTACCAGACGGAGCCGATTCCGTACTGGCCGAAGAAGACATTGAAATCGACGGATCAACCATCATTGTTCGTGAGCCTGTCCGCAAGGGCTGGTTTGTCCGCCCTGCCGGTGGTGAGATCGATGCAGATACGCTCATTGCCCCACAAGGACAGATCATATCGCCGCAGGCCGCAGCCGTCATGACCCGCACACGAACCGGGTTGATCAAAATTCACCCCACCCCCACGGCACGGCTTATTGCGCTTGGCAGCGAGTTGATAGACCCGACCATCCATGATGATCCCACCCGTTTTCCGGCAGACAATCTCGTCTTGCAACGCGGGCTTTTCGAATCAAGCGGCGTTGCTGTTATCGACGCAACAGTCGTCCCCGACAACAAAGACACACTTATTTCAATGCTCAATGCCCCGATACTTCCCGAGCTGATCGTCACAACCGGCGGCACAGGCCGAAGTGAACGGGATTTCGCACAAACAGGGGCTCTCGAAAGCGGATTCACCATGCTTTTCGAAGGAGTAGACATACGACCGGGGCGCCACGTCTTTGCCGCTGTCCGTGACAACACTCTGCTTTTCGGCCTGCCCGGACCGCCCGCCGCAGGCCATGCCTGTTTTCACGCGCTCATCCTGCCCGTCATCCGCCGTTTGCGTGGATTACCTGACCAATCCGAACCGCTCATGGCCCGATTCACTCAAGGTATCAGCGCACGTCCCGGCAGCGAGTGGCTCGTTCAATGCGCTCTGTCGCTGCAAGGTTCACAGCTTACGGCGACACCTTTGGCAGGGAAAGATGTCCCTCCCATGGTTGGCCTCTCCCAAGCCAATGGAGTAGCCATTCTCAAAGGTGGAGAAGCCATTCTCCCCGGCGAAAAGGCCAAAATTGTGACTACTTTATTTTAAAAATGCCTCCGGTGGCCAGGGAAGGGAAAACCCTTTGAAAAGGGTTCTTCCCTCCCCTTCCCCCAGCCCCCACCCTCTCCTTTTCCCAAACTTTTCGTGTCGCCTTCGGCAAAATTCATACGTTTTAAATAAACAACACATCTGAATTCTCTTTCTTCCTGAGACCAACGAAGCAATAGACTTGAAATGCCTTGGGGGAGAGCACCGCGCTCCAACAACGGTTCTCTTCAGCCGCATAAGGTTTGGTAGAGTGGCGCATCTGTCAAACCGCACCCAGAACTGTCACTCAGCTTTCGATTCTCCGTCACGAAACCGTAACATGGTGAGTCTATCAATACGCAACACGTCATCGAGGACTGTACTTTTTTTACATAATTTCAAGGAAGGAAAAATGATGAAAAAACTTCTGATTGCATTTGTTGCACTGGCAATTTTGAGTGTATCCGCTCTGGCTAACGCCGCTGAAATCCGCGTCAAAGGTTCCACAACCGTTGACCCGGCCATGAAAAAACTGGTTGCCGCCTACCAAATCAAACACCCCGGTGTGAATTTCTCCATTTCCGCTACCGGTTCCGGCGATGGAGCCAAGGCTATCATCAACAAGACTGCCGACATCGGCATGATGTCCCGCGACATGAAGTCCGCCGAAGCTGAAAAATGCAAGGCCAACGGCATCACCCCTGTCCAGTTCGTGATCGCTCTGGATTGCCTGGTTCCCATCGTTCACCCTTCCAACCCGGTTTCCGCACTGACCACTGCTCAGCTCAAGGATATCTATCAGGACAAGATCCGCAACTGGAAAGACGTTGGTGGCACCAAGGGCATGATAGCTCTGTTCTCCCGCGAGACCAACTCAGGTACGTATGAAGTATGGCACAAGAAAGTCATGAAAAAGGAAGACGAATTTGATCTCGTTTCCCGTATGCCTTCCAACGCAGCCATGGCCGCCAAGATCTCCGGCAACAAAAAAGGCATTGGCTACGTCGGTCTCGGTTTCCTGAACCCCAAGGTCAAGGCCATCACGGTTAACGGCGTTGTCGCTTCCGTTGAAACCGGCAAGTCCGGCGAATACCCGCTGTCCCGTGGCCTGAACCTCTACACCGGCGGCCAGCCCTCTGGTGAGACCAAAAACTTCATCGACTTCGTCATGTCTCCTGCCGGTCAGAAGATCATCGCCGAAGTCGGCTTCGTCCCCATGCAGTAAGCCGAATTGAATCAATAAAATCAATTCCCGCCGAGGTGCGCACGCACCCCGGCGGGATCATGCTTGAAAAGAGGCTCCATACATGCTTTCGCGCACACGCAAGGAAAAGGCCATCAAGGCCGGATTTTTGATCGCCGCCAGTGCATCCATCATCGCACTGGGCCTGATCATGTATTTTCTGGTGGGAGAAGCCCTGCCCACGTTCATGGGCTTTGACGCCATGGGCGAAAAATTTCAGGGCGTCAACTTTTTCGATTTCATCTTCGGCGGACAATGGAAACCCGTTTCCGAAAATCCCCAATGGGGTATTCTGCCGCTCATCATGGGATCTGTCTGGGTGACGCTCATCTCCTCGGTCATCGCCATTCCACTCGGCATTATGACAGCCGTCTATCTGGCCGAAATAGCTCCGAACAAAGTCCGGGAAATCGTCAAGCCCATGGTTGAATTGCTGGCTTCACTGCCGTCCGTGGTCATCGGCTTTTTCGGTCTGGCTGTCGTGGCACCACTTCTCCTTGATATTTTTGACATCCGTTTCGGCGTCAACATGCTTAACGCCTCGATCATGCTCGCTTTCATGGCGGTTCCAACCATCACTTCCATTGCCGAAGATGCCATTCACTCTGTCCCCGCCGAACTTCGTGAGGGATCACTGGCTCTCGGTGCCACTCGCTTCGAAACCATCTGGCGAGTCGTCATCCCGGCGTCCCTGTCCGGTCTGTCCACCGCCGTTATTCTCGGCATGTCCCGCTCCATCGGTGAAACCATGGTCGTACTCATGGTGGCTGGTGGCGCAGCGCGTATCCCTGACTCGATTTTCGACCCGGTCAGGCCCATGCCCGCGTCCATTGCGGCAGAAATGGGCGAAACAAGTTTCGGTTTGGAAATGCACTATTTCTCACTCTTCGCCATCGCCATGGTCCTGTTCCTCATCACATTCCTGTTCAACCTTCTAGCCGATCACATCGCACACAAATATAAACAAGTCGGCTCTGCAAGCCTCTAGGTATAAGGAAATGTCTGAAATGATAAGTAATGACATGGTCATCAACGATTCCAATATCCCGGACACCGCCAGGTCACGCTTCCGACGCAAATTCACACAAGAAGTATGGTTCGGCATGTTTCGCGGTGCGGTCGCCATCAACGGCCTCGCGCTCTTTATCATCGTCGGCTATATGGTCTATTATGGTTTACCCGCCATTTCCTGGGATTTCCTCACCGGACAGCCGACAGAAGGAGGTCTTGCAGGTGGCATCTTCCCCTGCATCGTCGGGACCTTCTATCTTTCCATCGGCTCCATGGGACTGGCCCTGCCACTGGGTGTCGCCGCCGCCATTTATCTCCATGAATATGCAACGCCCGGTCCATTCATGCGCATCATCCGACTGTGTATCAACAATCTGGCAGGCGTGCCGTCCGTTGTCTTCGGACTGTTCGGCATGGCCTTCTTTGTGGCCTCGCGGGACCTCGGCGGTCTCGGCATGGGCGTGTCCATCGCCGCAGGTTGCATGACGCTGGCGGTGCTTATCCTGCCGGTCATCATCGGCACTTCTGAAGAAGCACTACGATCCGTTCCAGACACCTACCGCGAAGCTTCACTCGGACTTGGCGCCACCAAATGGCAGACCATCTTCAAAGTGGTACTCCCTTCAGCTCTGCCCGGCATCCTGACCGGTTCAATCTTGTCCATTTCCCGCGCCGCCGGAGAAACGGCGGCGATCATGTTTACCGCTGCGGCCAGTTACAATCCAACGCTTCCGTCATCCATCTTCGACGAAGTCATGGCCTTGCCTTACCAGATATACTCGCTTTCGGTTTCCTCCACCGACCCCGAAGCAACCCTTCCGCTCCAGTACGGCACCTCTCTTGTACTGGTGGCTCTGGTCCTCGGCATGAACCTTATTGCCATACTTCTGAGATCACACCTCAGAAAGAAGCTGACCTAGATCAAAACCTCAGCGGAAAGCCCCCTGTATCATGTGATACAGGGGGCTTTTACTTACTGATTATGACTATTGAGAGTCCGAGAATACAACTGCATATACCCAGAGACCATGCGTTGATAAGAAAATCGTTTTTGCCCGGTGGAGTAGGCTTCCATACCCATCTGACGAATCATGACTGGATTGGCCAGAAGCGTGGTGGCAGCATCCAGAAATGCGGCCTGATCCCCCGGCGGCACAAGCATACCAGTAACACGATCAGTGATTTGCTCAGGTACACCGCCCACAGCGTAGGACACGACGGGTAGATTTTGGGACATGGCTTCCAGAATAACCAGTGAATGATTGTCCGCCTTGGTGGGGTACAGCAACACATCGGCAGCCGTCATAAGCAAAGAAAGCTTCCGACGTTCCACATAAGGCCAAATCACAAGATCACCCTGTCGCTCTTCTTTGTCGCCACCCACAGCAAAACACAATAATTCCGGGTGTCGATCCTTGAGTTGCTGCCATATACCCCGCCACGCATCACCCGACTTATAAGCAGCAGTCATCCCCCCATGGGCCGCGAACACCACTACCTTGGCAGCGGGGTTAATACCGAGCTGCTGCCTCGCCGCAGCTTTGGGAAGCGGACGATTGGGCCATGGGATACCGTTGGGAATCACGGCCACTGTACGATGAAGATGTGTCCGGGCCAAACGAGCCAACCAGCGCGACGGAGCTACCAATGTCGGTTCCAATCGTCGTACCTGTTTACATTTCGCCTTTCGGATCACAGAAGAATCTGGAAATTTTCTTGGACAAGGCTCCGCACATTCTTCGTCAAGAGAAGGACAGTCCAATGGATACGGGCAACCGCCGGTAAACAGATCACAATCGTGCATGGTGATAATGATTTTCCGCCCCGGAGCAATGGAACCCAGCAAAGCTGGCCAGTTTCCGGTACAATGCACATGCCCCAAAGCCACATCAGATAAATAACGACCAAAATCCTCAGGCAAAATGGCTGTACCGTCCGCCTTTTCAGCCAGCTCAAAGCTCAAATTCGTTTCAACTTTCTGCTTCTTCAGACCGGAAATGAGAAGACGGGCAACCCGCGTCGCCCCACCGCTCGCTTCAAGCCCGGTATGATGATAAATTGGAGGGAGGTCCATATATTAAATATCCACCTTCTCCATATCCAACGTCATATTCACCAGATCCTCATCGTGTTGATCAGGCGTGATCACAAAACCAAACTTCTTGGACAAGCCCTGCATGGCTTTATTCTCGCGCATGGTCTGACCTTCCAGCACATGGGTTCCGCGTTCCTTGGTATACTGGATACCCTTATGGAACAGCATTGACCCAAGACCTTCGCCTTTCTGGTCGGATCGAACCACAATGGCAAACTCCGCTTCGGAATTATCCGGTCTTGTATTGGTTCGCATGACCCCCAAAGTTTCTGGTTCTCCTCTTTCATCCGGTGCCGTGGCAATAAACGCCATCTCTCGATCGTAATCAATCTGGGTAAAACGGGCGATGTCCTTGTGATCGAAGTCGCGCTGGACCACACCAAAGAACCGCAACCGCAAATCCTCGTCAGACAGGCTGGACAAAAATGTTCGGTGTGTTTTTTCATCTTCAGGGCGGATAGGACGCAAGGTCACCTGACGGCCAGTCTTAAGCACCACACATTCTTCCAGCTCACGAGGATAGGGTCGAATGGCAAGTCGGGCTTCTCCCTCACCCTCAAACGGTGCTATCTCCACCTTGCCACCCAAAGCGAGCACGCCTTCGGAATCTGCATACAATGGGTTAATATCAATAGACATGATCTGCGGCACGTCCACTATAAGCTGTGAAATCTGAATCAGAGTCAGACAAATATCATCAATATCCACCGGCAACTGAGATGGAGTCCCTCGAAGCAGGGCGGCTATCCGAGTTCGGCTAACCAATTCCTTGGCCAAGGACATGGAAAGCGGAGGCAGAGTAAGGGCCTGATCCTGAATCATCTCGCGAGCCATACCGCCATGTCCAAAATGAAGAACCGGCCCAAACACGGAATCCACGGTGGCAGACACGGAAAGTTCATGCGCTCCGGGCCTGCGTCCCATTTTCTGTACTGTGAAGCCTTCAATATAGGCGTCGGGACGTTCACGAGTGCACCGGGCCAGAATGGAAGCAGCACCTTCCCAAACCCGTTCCGGGGTCTCCAAATCAAGCATGACCCCACCCACATCGAATGGTTGTGGAATCTGTGGACTGCGAAGTTTCAACGCTACGGGGTATCCCAATGCGTCTGCGGCAATAACCGCTTCCTTTGCCGAAACCGCAATACGTGTTTCAACCACAGGGATACCATAGGCCGCAAGAATGTCCTTGGCCTCAGGTTCAGTCAGGGAATCACGCTCATCATCAAGCGCTTTCTGAACAATAGCTCGTGCGCTGGATGTGTCCGGGAAGAAGTCCGTAGGCAAAGAGTCGGGAGTCTCAATGAGCATCTCCTGGTTGCGCAAATACTCAGCCATATACAGAAAAGCCTGCACCGCCTGAGTCGGAGTTTCATACGTCGGGATATCCGCTTTGCGGAACACCTCGCGGGCTTCTTCTGCCGCACCCGAACCAAGCCACGCCGTAAGCACCATGCGTTTGACCCGCTTCAACGAATCTCGCAGAGCCTCGGCCACCTCCCTGTCGGGCTGAGCCATCCATGGCACATGCATAACCAATATACCATTGGCAGTCTTATCCTTGATAAGCAACTTAAGCACTGCGGAGTACGCCTTGCCGTCTGCATTAAATGGAATATCCACAGGATTGGCACGGGACCAGTTTTCCGATCCCAATATACCGTCGATGGCTTTGATGGTTTCATCGGAAAGCGGAGCCAGTTCTCCACCGCCACCTAAAAGTCGATCCGCAGCAAGAATTCCAGCCGAAGTTCCGTTAGTAAGAATGGCGAGTTTTTTGCCGTATACCTGTCTCGGCGTTCCCAACGTCTGGGCCGCATCGAAAAGTCCGTCAATATCTTCCACCCGAAGCATACCGGCACGCCGAAAAGCCACGTCATAGACCTCATCCATAAGTCGACGATCACCGGTCTCCAACAGTTTCACATCTCCAAGGACGGTATCCAGTGCCTGACCGGGACGGATAACCAACACCGGCTTGTTGCGAGACGCGGCACGGGCTGCTGACATAAATTCGCGAGCATCCTTGATGGATTCCACATAAAGCATGATGGACCGGGTCAAAGGATCAGAACCGAGGTAGTCCAAAATATCCGCAAAGGTCACATCAATACGACTTCCCAGAGCGATCATGTGAGAAAAACCAATGCCTTTGTCGATGGCCCAATCCAGAACCGTAGCAAACAGAGAATCTGACTGGGAAATAAAAGCGACCTTGCCCGGCCCTACAGCCCCATAAGCCAAAGAGGCGTTCAAATTAAGCGACGGGACCATGAAGCCGAGAGACTTGGGACCGATAATCCGTATTTCAGGAGGCTTGGCAATACCAAGAATGGTGGATTTAACATCCAGTCGCTCTTCAGGTGTCATGGAAGCGAAACCAGATCCCATGAGCACGGCGCCCTTGGTCCCCCGTTCCTTGAGGGAATGAATGATCTCGGGGACCTGATCAAGGGGCGAACAGACCACGGCTAAATCCGGGGTCTTGGGCAGGTGTTTGACCGACGGATGGGTCAACACACCCGCGATGGCTTCCGCCTCGTCAGAGACAGGCATGACCGGCCCCATAAAACCACCCGCCATGATATTGCGCATGACAATATTACCCGCATTACGTGGATCGTTGGTCGCCCCGATAACCGCAACGGATTTGGGCTTGAGGAGATACTCGAGATTGATGACGCTCATATGGTGCCTCGCGTGACATGTGTGCAGAATATATGAATGCAGGGTAGCGTGTTTTCCATAGGTCAGGCAACCAAGTATTGAAAACTGCCCATATTCTTGTTTCACATGCCTCAATGTAATATAGTCCTCATTATGAAAACAGCCTCACCGTTATACGCAATACTCTTCTGTTTGTTTTTTTCTTCCTTTGCCATGGCTCAAAATCTGTCAATCGTCACCATGCTCGCACCTCCGCTCGCCTACGAGGAGAACGGCAAAGTGGAGGGCGCAATGGCGGATGTTGTCCGCGAAGGCCTCCGACGTATGGAACTCGAAGCAAAAATCACCATCATGCCTTGGAAGAGAGCCTTACATATGACGCAGGAAGGCGAGGCAGATGCTCTTTTTCAAGCAAGTAAAAACACCGAAAGACAGCAATGGTTTCATTATCCCGAAGAGCCACTGTATGCGGTAAAAATTATCGCAGTAAAACGAATCCGGGAATCCATCCTCTTTTCGCCAGACCGATATGACTACTCACAATATACTCTCGGCATGGTCCGTGGTTATTATTTTGGCCCGCACCTCGAATCGTTTCTAAAAAAGACTCGTTTCAAAAAAAGAGAACTGGTTTCCAACCCTCGATTTAATTTCACCAAGCTTGCTCAAGGCCGCATAGATATGCTCATCACAAATATAGATACTGCCCGACAAATCATCAGCGAACCTGACTTTCAATATTTACTCGAAATAATTACCGGACCAAAGGGTGCACCTATAGCTCTGGACGAACCCAAGACGTATCTTGCCTTTTCCAAAAGAAGCATGACAAAAAACATCGCTGAAAAATTTTCCAACGCGCTCAAACTCATGAAAAAAGATGGAACGTATGACCGCATTCTCAACTCATATTACCCGGCTCGAAAACACAAACAGAAAAAAGACGTTCACACACCCTAAAGATAACGGACTCTTTGCCGATAGGTCTTATAAGAAGGTCGAGCCAATTTTATAGAAGGAGCGTTTTGTCATGGCTATCGAATCTTTGGCCCAACAAACATCTACATTTGTGGATTCCTTGAGCATCAAGCCCGCACCTTCCGCCGAAAAGACAGCGGATGAAACCAGCATGGAGATCAAAACTCCTGTTCAAGGGGATACCGTGACCATTTCCGAAGAAGCACGCGCCCTGATTGCTCCGGAAAGTTCTGGCGAATCCGATCAAAGTGAAGATTCCGCTGTCGACCAGACAATCAAGATGCTCAAACAGCAAATTGAAAAACTGGAACAAGAAGTAGAAGAGCTTGAAGACAGCGATCTGCCTGAGAAGATGAAGCGCACACAAGTGCAAGAAAAACAGAATCAGATCATGGAATTGCGTGACCAGTTGAACACGGCGATGGAAAACAAACTGAAAGCCGCGGGTGTGGCTGTAGGCGGCGGGACACGCGCCAACGGCTTTGGCAACAGCGCTTCCAATTTCTAGACAAAGCCATATGAATTATCAGACGCGGCAGGATCACCTGCCGCGTCTTTTTTTTGAAAAAGCACCACCTTTCCCACTCATCCACATCGGGAACGATTATAGACCTTGACTGACATTTTGGCGTTCGTATATTGTATATATGCCGAAATGCCCCGGGGTGGGCATCAATCAGACCATGGAAGGTCTGCTCGCGGCGGGGAGAGACACCCATGTCCATGTCGAGTGTAACCGACTTCATCGTAGCCGGACCAGCCGGTCAGGTGACAGCCGGGCCAGCAGGCTCATTTCAAGCCGGACCAGCCGGTCAAATCGTTACGGGAGAACCGGGCCATGTGCCCATTGACACCACTCCTGCACGCGTGATGATCGACACATCTATGGCCAGAATTCCCTATTCCAGCCCAACCGGGGGCAGCAACGCCAGTGCCTATGCAGGTGCCGGAGGCGCATCCTTTGGCGGAGGCTCCCTCGCAGGGACAAGCAGTACGGGCGGCTCGTTTGGCGGCGGAGCTGTCGGCGGCGGTTCAAGCGCATCACACATCGGCGGTGGTGGCGGAGGCGGAGGCGGTGCAGTCAACAACACTGGTGCCGCACATATTGGCACAGGCGGTGGTCCTGGCACAGTCCAGAACAACACCGGCGGCAATTCAGTCGGCCAATCTACCGGCGCAGGAAGCTCGGGGCAGACTGGCAGTTCCAACCCCATCAATATGAATAATACTGGCTCGGGCGGCGTATCCGGCGGAGCCAATGTCCCCATCTCCACAGAGTCGGGCAAGCCTGCGATCACACCATCTACTGGCGGCGGCGGGCTTTCTGGTGGAGGCGGAGG
This genomic window contains:
- a CDS encoding bifunctional acetate--CoA ligase family protein/GNAT family N-acetyltransferase; translation: MSVINLEYLLKPKSVAVIGATNDPRNAGNIVMRNIMAGGFMGPVMPVSDEAEAIAGVLTHPSVKHLPKTPDLAVVCSPLDQVPEIIHSLKERGTKGAVLMGSGFASMTPEERLDVKSTILGIAKPPEIRIIGPKSLGFMVPSLNLNASLAYGAVGPGKVAFISQSDSLFATVLDWAIDKGIGFSHMIALGSRIDVTFADILDYLGSDPLTRSIMLYVESIKDAREFMSAARAASRNKPVLVIRPGQALDTVLGDVKLLETGDRRLMDEVYDVAFRRAGMLRVEDIDGLFDAAQTLGTPRQVYGKKLAILTNGTSAGILAADRLLGGGGELAPLSDETIKAIDGILGSENWSRANPVDIPFNADGKAYSAVLKLLIKDKTANGILVMHVPWMAQPDREVAEALRDSLKRVKRMVLTAWLGSGAAEEAREVFRKADIPTYETPTQAVQAFLYMAEYLRNQEMLIETPDSLPTDFFPDTSSARAIVQKALDDERDSLTEPEAKDILAAYGIPVVETRIAVSAKEAVIAADALGYPVALKLRSPQIPQPFDVGGVMLDLETPERVWEGAASILARCTRERPDAYIEGFTVQKMGRRPGAHELSVSATVDSVFGPVLHFGHGGMAREMIQDQALTLPPLSMSLAKELVSRTRIAALLRGTPSQLPVDIDDICLTLIQISQLIVDVPQIMSIDINPLYADSEGVLALGGKVEIAPFEGEGEARLAIRPYPRELEECVVLKTGRQVTLRPIRPEDEKTHRTFLSSLSDEDLRLRFFGVVQRDFDHKDIARFTQIDYDREMAFIATAPDERGEPETLGVMRTNTRPDNSEAEFAIVVRSDQKGEGLGSMLFHKGIQYTKERGTHVLEGQTMRENKAMQGLSKKFGFVITPDQHDEDLVNMTLDMEKVDI
- a CDS encoding transporter substrate-binding domain-containing protein, which codes for MAQNLSIVTMLAPPLAYEENGKVEGAMADVVREGLRRMELEAKITIMPWKRALHMTQEGEADALFQASKNTERQQWFHYPEEPLYAVKIIAVKRIRESILFSPDRYDYSQYTLGMVRGYYFGPHLESFLKKTRFKKRELVSNPRFNFTKLAQGRIDMLITNIDTARQIISEPDFQYLLEIITGPKGAPIALDEPKTYLAFSKRSMTKNIAEKFSNALKLMKKDGTYDRILNSYYPARKHKQKKDVHTP
- a CDS encoding glycosyltransferase; this encodes MDLPPIYHHTGLEASGGATRVARLLISGLKKQKVETNLSFELAEKADGTAILPEDFGRYLSDVALGHVHCTGNWPALLGSIAPGRKIIITMHDCDLFTGGCPYPLDCPSLDEECAEPCPRKFPDSSVIRKAKCKQVRRLEPTLVAPSRWLARLARTHLHRTVAVIPNGIPWPNRPLPKAAARQQLGINPAAKVVVFAAHGGMTAAYKSGDAWRGIWQQLKDRHPELLCFAVGGDKEERQGDLVIWPYVERRKLSLLMTAADVLLYPTKADNHSLVILEAMSQNLPVVSYAVGGVPEQITDRVTGMLVPPGDQAAFLDAATTLLANPVMIRQMGMEAYSTGQKRFSYQRMVSGYMQLYSRTLNSHNQ